From Miscanthus floridulus cultivar M001 chromosome 15, ASM1932011v1, whole genome shotgun sequence, the proteins below share one genomic window:
- the LOC136507597 gene encoding HIPL2 protein-like encodes MATEQEAIRAAVAPALRLLGVLFLLSGAWSTSAASPGAPVCAGSRELVVLGEALGFCSGDGGVSCCDAADDVGLRAELEGMRISDATCAAIVKAFLCTGMRDVRSSPPPIPEDAGRRVINRAHADA; translated from the exons ATGGCGACGGAGCAGGAGGCAATCCGCGCGGCTGTGGCGCCTGCGCTCCGCCTCCTCGGGGTTCTCTTCCTGCTCTCCGGTGCTTGGTCCACGTCCGCTGCCTCCCCGGGCGCCCCGGTGTGCGCGGGCTCAC gggagctggtggtgcttgGAGAGGCGCTGGGATTCTGCAGCGGTGACGGCGGCGTGAGCTGCTGCGACGCCGCCGACGACGTGGGGCTCAGGGCGGAGCTCGAGGGCATGCGCATCTCCGACGCCACGTGCGCTGCCATCGTCAAAGCCTTCCTCTGCACg gggatgagggacgtgcgctcctctccaccgcccattcccgaggacgcggggcgACGGGtgatcaaccgcgctcacgccgatgcgtag